A DNA window from Drosophila biarmipes strain raj3 chromosome 2R, RU_DBia_V1.1, whole genome shotgun sequence contains the following coding sequences:
- the LOC108026569 gene encoding uncharacterized protein LOC108026569 — protein MPKRNWRRSKCSVHLPRSKFVEIRPKISSTSPEKGPSFSETGPRMTLETLCPNPNPSSDNVNEASKEISISGGCLHTLKENTSANKVNEAVKSPIVTQGTHVGRLLSVRESSAGVSEWDERLLPSSLVRNKENKDHRKKKVSLMTGATQKQTLGGEGQGWKGFSNDVSLYKNLNGPLKPGKTSMVKISNDDDLAERKQGAIKKETQKPTGNPLKRSHSTTNQPISANPRQAASATFLDSRDAMIREKLSDPMWCNLNSEDFVFQQTLDNNILVKTVMPKFLTKLHPSTSEGLPPKDAETSHKEFVFPENQKKVAMETLMPELAKPTPSAKNTDLLAKDLLITMRDDEELPNRVSSREKLIQDPMWSSTFIRPPGSKKKATGDKKAKKESVWRKDNMCEVSMRDIMDPEVPPSSIERLRSVEAICMRLRGIDVPGNLGILQQAPTYEELFDVLNI, from the exons ATG ccAAAGAGGAACTGGCGCCGGAGCAAGTGCTCGGTTCACCTGCCCAGGAGCAAGTTCGTCGAAATACGTCCCAAAATATCCAGCactagccctgaaaagggcccaTCTTTTTCTGAAACCGGCCCGCGGATGACTCTAGAGACTCTTTGCCCGAACCCGAATCCCAGTAGTGACAATGTAAACGAGGCGTCAAAAGAAATATCGATTTCCGGCGGATGTCTGCACACTCTGAAGGAAAATACCTCGGCCAATAAGGTAAATGAGGCTGTGAAGAGTCCAATTGTGACCCAAGGAACACATGTTGGCCGTCTCCTATCCGTTAGGGAGAGTTCGGCTGGGGTTTCGGAGTGGGATGAACGGCTACTGCCCTCCAGCCTGGTTCGCAACAAGGAGAATAAGGATCACCGCAAAAAGAAGGTTTCTCTCATGACCGGGGCTACCCAAAAGCAAACCCTTGGCGGGGAGGGCCAGGGCTGGAAGGGCTTTTCCAATGATGTGTCCCTCTACAAGAATCTAAATGGTCCTCTGAAGCCTGGTAAGACTTCTATGGTCAAAATAAGCAATGACGATGATTTGGCTGAGCGGAAACAGGGAGCTATTAAAAAGGAGACTCAGAAGCCGACTGGCAATCCACTAAAAAGGAGTCACTCCACCACTAATCAGCCTATCAGCGCTAATCCCCGTCAGGCAGCAAGTGCCACTTTCCTGGACAGTCGGGATGCTATGATAAGGGAGAAGCTAAGTGATCCTATGTGGTGCAACTTGAACTCAGAGGACTTTGTTTTCCAACAAACCCTGGATAACAATATTTTGGTGAAGACAGTGATGCCCAAGTTTCTAACCAAACTGCATCCGTCAACCAGTGAGGGTCTACCGCCAAAGGATGCGGAGACCAGTCATAAAGAGTTTGTCTTCCCTGAAAACCAGAAAAAGGTGGCTATGGAGACTCTGATGCCCGAGTTGGCTAAGCCTACTCCCTCAGCTAAGAATACTGACCTTTTGGCTAAAGACTTGCTTATCACTATGAGGGACGACGAGGAGTTGCCCAATCGTGTCTCCAGTAGGGAAAAGCTTATTCAAGATCCCATGTGGAGCTCCACCTTCATTCGTCCGCCAGGAAGTAAGAAGAAGGCCACTGGAGACAAAAAGGCAAAGAAGGAGAGCGTTTGGCGTAAGGACAACATGTGCGAGGTGTCCATGCGGGACATCATGGACCCAGAGGTTCCGCCGAGCAGCATTGAGAGATTGCGTAGCGTCGAGGCGATCTGCATGCGCCTGAGGGGCATCGACGTTCCGGGAAACTTGGGAATCCTGCAGCAGGCGCCCACATACGAAGAACTCTTTGATGTCCTGAATATTTAA
- the LOC108026885 gene encoding sphingomyelin phosphodiesterase isoform X1 → MTQQRPPWPSPTSSSSPRGKCWLILALLTVLPVADALPFLFTSLRPQNNWTQPAMERWVIEEQPRSIQPHLEPMLHPNRTHRALPSDSSDSEFLQRLVDIRHNQTASSRMLWYDVAGGDGLVYPPFVDKALKLLNLKQVAFEIENSVMSKVTCTACRAGAGMLQHQIQSGKTDAELIRMITDYCTNLNIQSARVCQGVAQLFGSELIYVLKRVNLSPDELCSFVIGDGCADVYNPYHEWEVIFPPVPKPPRLADLPIPMEAAPFFKVLHISDTHYDPHYAEGSNADCNEPLCCRLSSGRPATPNAAAGKWGDYRKCDTPKRTVDHMLSHIAETHKDIDYILWTGDLPPHDVWNQTKEENLAIIKDTVKQMVEMFPGIPIFPALGNHESAPVNSFPPPYVNQVDISISWLYDELDVQWRRWLPQSVTHTVRRGAFYSVLVRPGFRIISLNMNYCNNKNWWLLLNSTDPATELQWFIYELQSAEFSNEKVHVIGHIPPGHSDCLKVWSRNFYKIISRYESTVTAQFYGHTHYDEFEMFYDPHDLTHPNGIAYIGPSVSPYYDLNPGYRIYYVDGDHDATTRLVIDHESWIMNLKEANLYGYPIWYKLYTARAAYNMKALRPSDWNNLLNEMTNNQELFELYYKYYWKNSPARPTCDAECKKRLICDCRSGRSHDRKHFCAEVESKIDEESSKSWKSWFYKGLTNSDEDRTEVPVTTTDGYGPFDVVIVNAGG, encoded by the exons ATGACACAGCAACGGCCGCCATGGCCCAGCCCGACTTCGAGTTCGAGTCCCAGGGGAAAATGCTGGCTCATCCTGGCCCTCCTGACCGTCCTCCCGGTGGCAGATG CACTGCCCTTCCTGTTCACGAGCCTCAGGCCGCAGAACAACTGGACGCAGCCGGCCATGGAGCGCTGGGTGATTGAGGAGCAGCCGCGCAGCATTCAGCCCCACCTGGAGCCCATGCTCCACCCGAACCGCACCCATCGCGCCCTGCCCTCGGACAGTTCCGACTCGGAGTTCCTCCAGAGGCTGGTGGACATCCGGCACAACCAGACGGCCAGCTCGCGGATGCTGTGGTACGATGTGGCCGGCGGAGACGGCCTGGTGTATCCGCCCTTCGTGGACAAGGCCCTCAAGCTGCTGAACCTCAAGCAGGTGGCCTTCGAGATCGAGAACAGTGTGATGTCCAAGGTGACCTGCACCGCCTGCCGAGCGGGAGCCGGAATGCTGCAGCATCAGATTCAGTCGGGCAAGACGGATGCGGAGCTGATCCGCATGATCACGGACTACTGCACCAATCTGAACATCCAGAGTGCTCGGGTGTGCCAGGGCGTGGCCCAGCTCTTTGGCAGCGAGCTGATATACGTTCTGAAGAGGGTCAACCTGAGTCCCGACGAGCTCTGCAGCTTCGTCATAGGCGACGGGTGTGCGGACGTCTACAATCCGTATCACGAATGGGAGGTGATCTTTCCGCCAGTGCCCAAGCCACCGCGTCTCGCCGACCTGCCCATCCCCATGGAAGCTGCTCCCTTCTTCAAGGTCCTGCACATCTCCGACACCCACTACGATCCCCACTACGCAGAGGGCTCCAACGCGGACTGCAACGAGCCACTATGCTGTCGGCTGAGCAGTGGTCGACCTGCCACCCCAAATGCAGCGGCTGGGAAGTGGGGGGACTACCGGAAGTGCGACACCCCCAAGAGGACGGTGGATCACATGCTGTCGCACATCGCGGAGACGCACAAAGACATCGACTACATCCTGTGGACGGGGGACCTGCCGCCCCACGACGTGTGGAACCAGACGAAGGAGGAGAACCTGGCCATCATCAAGGATACGGTGAAGCAGATGGTGGAAATGTTCCCGGGCATACCCATCTTCCCGGCTCTGGGGAATCATGAAAGTGCCCCGGTGAACAGCTTTCCGCCGCCGTACGTGAACCAGGTGGACATCTCCATCAGCTGGCTCTACGACGAACTGGATGTCCAGTGGCGCCGCTGGCTGCCCCAAAGTGTGACCCACACGGTGCGCCGAGGTGCCTTCTACTCGGTGCTGGTTCGCCCTGGATTCAGGATCATCTCGCTGAACATGAACTACTGCAACAACAAGAACTGGTGGCTGCTGCTCAACTCCACGGATCCCGCCACTGAACTGCAATG GTTCATTTACGAGCTGCAGAGTGCCGAGTTCTCCAACGAGAAGGTGCACGTCATAGGCCATATTCCGCCGGGACACTCCGACTGCCTGAAGGTCTGGTCCCGCAACTTTTACAAGATCATCTCGCGCTACGAGAGCACAGTGACCGCCCAGTTCTACGGACACACGCACTACGATGAGTTCGAAATGTTCTACGATCCCCATGATCTAA CTCATCCCAATGGCATTGCCTACATTGGACCCTCCGTGTCGCCCTACTACGATCTGAATCCAGGCTATCGGATCTACTACGTCGATGGCGATCACGATGCTACTACGCGACTGGTCATTGACCACGAGTCGTGGATAATGAACCTCAAGGAGGCCAATCTGTATGGCTACCCTATTTGGTACAAACTTTACACAGCCCGAGCGGCCTACAACATGAAGGCCCTGCGTCCCAGCGATTGGAACAACCTGCTCAACGAGATGACCAACAATCAGGAGCTTTTCGAGCTGTACTACAA ATATTACTGGAAAAACTCGCCGGCGCGACCCACCTGCGATGCGGAGTGCAAAAAGCGACTGATCTGCGACTGTCGCAGTGGCCGTTCCCACGACCGGAAGCACTTTTGTGCCGAGGTCGAGTCCAAGATCGATGAGGAGTCCTCGAAGTCCTGGAAGTCCTGGTTCTACAAGGGATTGACCAACTC CGACGAGGACCGAACCGAAGTGCCGGTGACAACCACCGATGGTTATGGCCCCTTTGATGTGGTGATTGTTAACGCTGGTGGTTAA
- the LOC108026885 gene encoding sphingomyelin phosphodiesterase isoform X2, whose product MTQQRPPWPSPTSSSSPRGKCWLILALLTVLPVADALPFLFTSLRPQNNWTQPAMERWVIEEQPRSIQPHLEPMLHPNRTHRALPSDSSDSEFLQRLVDIRHNQTASSRMLWYDVAGGDGLVYPPFVDKALKLLNLKQVAFEIENSVMSKVTCTACRAGAGMLQHQIQSGKTDAELIRMITDYCTNLNIQSARVCQGVAQLFGSELIYVLKRVNLSPDELCSFVIGDGCADVYNPYHEWEVIFPPVPKPPRLADLPIPMEAAPFFKVLHISDTHYDPHYAEGSNADCNEPLCCRLSSGRPATPNAAAGKWGDYRKCDTPKRTVDHMLSHIAETHKDIDYILWTGDLPPHDVWNQTKEENLAIIKDTVKQMVEMFPGIPIFPALGNHESAPVNSFPPPYVNQVDISISWLYDELDVQWRRWLPQSVTHTVRRGAFYSVLVRPGFRIISLNMNYCNNKNWWLLLNSTDPATELQWFIYELQSAEFSNEKVHVIGHIPPGHSDCLKVWSRNFYKIISRYESTVTAQFYGHTHYDEFEMFYDPHDLTHPNGIAYIGPSVSPYYDLNPGYRIYYVDGDHDATTRLVIDHESWIMNLKEANLYGYPIWYKLYTARAAYNMKALRPSDWNNLLNEMTNNQELFELYYKYYWKNSPARPTCDAECKKRLICDCRSGRSHDRKHFCAEVESKIDEESSKSWKSWFYKGLTNSYSLLSSITYLPKYLLGYR is encoded by the exons ATGACACAGCAACGGCCGCCATGGCCCAGCCCGACTTCGAGTTCGAGTCCCAGGGGAAAATGCTGGCTCATCCTGGCCCTCCTGACCGTCCTCCCGGTGGCAGATG CACTGCCCTTCCTGTTCACGAGCCTCAGGCCGCAGAACAACTGGACGCAGCCGGCCATGGAGCGCTGGGTGATTGAGGAGCAGCCGCGCAGCATTCAGCCCCACCTGGAGCCCATGCTCCACCCGAACCGCACCCATCGCGCCCTGCCCTCGGACAGTTCCGACTCGGAGTTCCTCCAGAGGCTGGTGGACATCCGGCACAACCAGACGGCCAGCTCGCGGATGCTGTGGTACGATGTGGCCGGCGGAGACGGCCTGGTGTATCCGCCCTTCGTGGACAAGGCCCTCAAGCTGCTGAACCTCAAGCAGGTGGCCTTCGAGATCGAGAACAGTGTGATGTCCAAGGTGACCTGCACCGCCTGCCGAGCGGGAGCCGGAATGCTGCAGCATCAGATTCAGTCGGGCAAGACGGATGCGGAGCTGATCCGCATGATCACGGACTACTGCACCAATCTGAACATCCAGAGTGCTCGGGTGTGCCAGGGCGTGGCCCAGCTCTTTGGCAGCGAGCTGATATACGTTCTGAAGAGGGTCAACCTGAGTCCCGACGAGCTCTGCAGCTTCGTCATAGGCGACGGGTGTGCGGACGTCTACAATCCGTATCACGAATGGGAGGTGATCTTTCCGCCAGTGCCCAAGCCACCGCGTCTCGCCGACCTGCCCATCCCCATGGAAGCTGCTCCCTTCTTCAAGGTCCTGCACATCTCCGACACCCACTACGATCCCCACTACGCAGAGGGCTCCAACGCGGACTGCAACGAGCCACTATGCTGTCGGCTGAGCAGTGGTCGACCTGCCACCCCAAATGCAGCGGCTGGGAAGTGGGGGGACTACCGGAAGTGCGACACCCCCAAGAGGACGGTGGATCACATGCTGTCGCACATCGCGGAGACGCACAAAGACATCGACTACATCCTGTGGACGGGGGACCTGCCGCCCCACGACGTGTGGAACCAGACGAAGGAGGAGAACCTGGCCATCATCAAGGATACGGTGAAGCAGATGGTGGAAATGTTCCCGGGCATACCCATCTTCCCGGCTCTGGGGAATCATGAAAGTGCCCCGGTGAACAGCTTTCCGCCGCCGTACGTGAACCAGGTGGACATCTCCATCAGCTGGCTCTACGACGAACTGGATGTCCAGTGGCGCCGCTGGCTGCCCCAAAGTGTGACCCACACGGTGCGCCGAGGTGCCTTCTACTCGGTGCTGGTTCGCCCTGGATTCAGGATCATCTCGCTGAACATGAACTACTGCAACAACAAGAACTGGTGGCTGCTGCTCAACTCCACGGATCCCGCCACTGAACTGCAATG GTTCATTTACGAGCTGCAGAGTGCCGAGTTCTCCAACGAGAAGGTGCACGTCATAGGCCATATTCCGCCGGGACACTCCGACTGCCTGAAGGTCTGGTCCCGCAACTTTTACAAGATCATCTCGCGCTACGAGAGCACAGTGACCGCCCAGTTCTACGGACACACGCACTACGATGAGTTCGAAATGTTCTACGATCCCCATGATCTAA CTCATCCCAATGGCATTGCCTACATTGGACCCTCCGTGTCGCCCTACTACGATCTGAATCCAGGCTATCGGATCTACTACGTCGATGGCGATCACGATGCTACTACGCGACTGGTCATTGACCACGAGTCGTGGATAATGAACCTCAAGGAGGCCAATCTGTATGGCTACCCTATTTGGTACAAACTTTACACAGCCCGAGCGGCCTACAACATGAAGGCCCTGCGTCCCAGCGATTGGAACAACCTGCTCAACGAGATGACCAACAATCAGGAGCTTTTCGAGCTGTACTACAA ATATTACTGGAAAAACTCGCCGGCGCGACCCACCTGCGATGCGGAGTGCAAAAAGCGACTGATCTGCGACTGTCGCAGTGGCCGTTCCCACGACCGGAAGCACTTTTGTGCCGAGGTCGAGTCCAAGATCGATGAGGAGTCCTCGAAGTCCTGGAAGTCCTGGTTCTACAAGGGATTGACCAACTC CTATAGCCTGCTGTCCTCCATCACCTATCTGCCCAAATACCTGCTGGGCTATCGCTAG